A single genomic interval of Tsukamurella paurometabola harbors:
- the mshC gene encoding cysteine--1-D-myo-inosityl 2-amino-2-deoxy-alpha-D-glucopyranoside ligase, whose product MRSWPTPTVPTVPGPSVPLRLYDTSDAAVRPVNPGAVAGMYVCGITPYDATHLGHAATYLAFDLVNRVLRDNGHDVHYVQNVTDVDDPLFERADRDGIDWRDLGARETDLFREDMEALRVIPPRDYIGAVESVDEVVEYVGRLLATGSAYIVDDAEYPDVYYRSDATEQFGYESGYDRATMETFFAERGGDPDRPGKRDSIDPILWRAERPGEPSWPSPQGPGRPGWHIECAAIAANRLGATFDIQGGGSDLIFPHHEYSAAHVEAATGERRFARHYVHAAMIGLDGEKMSKSRGNLVFVSKLRRSGVDPAAIRLGLFEGHYRQDRPWSDEVLQRALSRLDLWRRAFRASSAPDGDELIGRVRRYLADDLDTPHALAAIDAWAEKAVTVGGPDAGAPAAVATAVDALLGVPATA is encoded by the coding sequence ATGCGTTCCTGGCCGACCCCCACCGTTCCCACCGTGCCCGGACCGTCGGTCCCGCTGCGTCTCTACGACACGTCCGACGCCGCGGTGCGTCCGGTCAACCCCGGCGCGGTCGCCGGGATGTACGTCTGCGGCATCACCCCGTACGACGCCACGCACCTCGGGCACGCCGCGACGTACCTCGCGTTCGACCTGGTCAACCGGGTGCTGCGGGACAACGGTCACGATGTGCACTACGTGCAGAACGTGACCGACGTCGACGATCCGCTGTTCGAGCGGGCCGACCGCGACGGCATCGACTGGCGCGATCTCGGCGCCCGGGAGACGGACCTGTTCCGGGAGGACATGGAGGCGCTCCGGGTGATCCCGCCGCGGGACTACATCGGCGCGGTCGAGTCGGTGGACGAGGTCGTCGAGTACGTCGGGCGGCTCCTGGCGACCGGCTCGGCGTACATCGTCGACGATGCCGAGTACCCGGACGTGTACTACCGCTCGGACGCCACCGAGCAGTTCGGCTACGAGTCGGGTTACGACCGGGCGACGATGGAGACGTTCTTCGCCGAGCGGGGCGGCGACCCCGACCGGCCCGGCAAGCGCGACAGCATCGACCCGATCCTCTGGCGCGCCGAGCGGCCCGGCGAACCGTCGTGGCCCTCGCCGCAGGGGCCCGGCCGCCCCGGCTGGCACATCGAGTGCGCCGCGATCGCCGCGAACCGGCTGGGCGCGACGTTCGACATCCAGGGCGGCGGTAGCGACCTGATCTTCCCGCACCACGAGTACTCGGCGGCGCACGTGGAGGCCGCGACCGGCGAGCGGCGCTTCGCCCGGCACTACGTGCACGCGGCCATGATCGGCCTCGACGGCGAGAAGATGTCCAAGAGCCGCGGCAACCTCGTCTTCGTCTCGAAGCTGCGCCGCTCGGGCGTCGACCCCGCCGCGATCCGCCTGGGCCTGTTCGAGGGCCACTACCGGCAGGACCGCCCGTGGTCCGACGAGGTGCTCCAGCGTGCGCTCTCCCGGCTCGACCTGTGGCGTCGCGCGTTCCGGGCTTCATCGGCTCCCGACGGGGACGAACTGATCGGCCGCGTCCGCCGCTACCTCGCCGACGATCTGGACACGCCGCACGCCCTCGCGGCGATCGACGCCTGGGCCGAGAAGGCCGTCACCG
- a CDS encoding TIGR04222 domain-containing membrane protein, producing MSRNTFENALDGLFPAESRWFLYCLLATIAFGVTWRFLTAVRRPVIEQPPLTVPEIACLRSWQAPLLAAMGLLRAGEHLDAEGRADPARPLPSTTDDFTRRMLHRLDGSQFSVDLLLHDQLRPLRELEKGLEQRGYLRTSAERWRSRFSAAPVAAVAVAGIVGTPVFIVARHAPADAVLPCVLVPSLVTAVFVLPVLLTVPRTTPAGRRLLAAERARANYLRPVLRPAFATYGAAAVGLSVALFGTAALWQIDPRYAAAMAVAGGTGSGGSGSSCGSAFTCGGSSCGGGSSCGGGSGCGGGGGCGG from the coding sequence ATGTCCCGCAATACATTCGAGAACGCTCTCGATGGCCTGTTCCCCGCCGAGTCCCGATGGTTCCTCTACTGCCTGCTCGCCACGATCGCGTTCGGCGTGACCTGGCGTTTTCTCACCGCCGTCCGCCGGCCGGTGATCGAGCAGCCACCGCTCACCGTGCCCGAGATCGCCTGCCTGCGGTCGTGGCAGGCGCCGCTCCTCGCGGCGATGGGCCTGCTCAGGGCGGGTGAGCACCTCGACGCCGAGGGGCGTGCCGATCCCGCCCGCCCGCTGCCCTCGACCACCGACGATTTCACCCGCCGCATGCTGCATCGTCTCGACGGCTCGCAGTTCTCCGTCGACCTGCTCCTGCACGACCAGCTGCGCCCCCTGCGCGAGCTGGAGAAGGGCCTCGAGCAGCGCGGCTACCTGCGCACCAGCGCCGAGCGCTGGCGGAGCCGGTTCAGCGCCGCCCCGGTGGCCGCCGTCGCCGTCGCGGGGATCGTGGGCACGCCCGTGTTCATCGTCGCGCGGCATGCACCGGCCGATGCGGTTCTCCCCTGCGTGCTCGTGCCGTCGCTGGTCACCGCGGTGTTCGTCCTTCCGGTGCTGCTCACGGTCCCCCGCACCACGCCTGCCGGTCGACGCCTCCTGGCCGCAGAGCGCGCCCGAGCGAATTACCTGCGGCCGGTCCTCCGGCCCGCTTTCGCCACCTACGGCGCCGCGGCCGTGGGCCTGTCCGTCGCCCTGTTCGGCACCGCCGCCCTCTGGCAGATCGACCCCCGCTACGCCGCGGCGATGGCCGTGGCGGGCGGAACCGGCAGCGGCGGCTCCGGTTCGTCCTGCGGCAGCGCGTTCACGTGCGGTGGATCCTCCTGCGGCGGCGGATCGTCGTGTGGCGGAGGTAGCGGCTGCGGTGGGGGCGGCGGCTGCGGCGGCTGA